A single genomic interval of Camelina sativa cultivar DH55 chromosome 11, Cs, whole genome shotgun sequence harbors:
- the LOC104724920 gene encoding protein PHLOEM PROTEIN 2-LIKE A8 → MASSSSFAKPTPTGPQVFINFRGKDVRNGFISFLEPAMREASINVFIDKSEVVGTNLANLFVRIQESRVAVVIFSKDYTSSEWCLDELAQIKDCNDQGGLNVIPIFYKLSTDNVKEIKGDFGDTFRTLKRRYKHEPERTQKWEEALESIPQIKGMTLSEKSDRNEREFMNEIVFEIQRLLSQIAVKGNPKLESNSEGGFMVPARRLDITHSDNIEKWTWSSIYDRPHKADIEIATMINIHTLIKITGDFHTRKLIPGKKYEVVFLVSLDDTSLGWKKEVNLNLKVTMRDGSYSEQEKALYLDEYIGENWVDIHVGEFEAPPKKEDAKIFFSMHQYVDTDRKSGLVVKGFAIRPAQ, encoded by the exons atggcttcttcttcttcttttgctaaACCCACCCCAACAGGACCTCAAGTGTTCATCAACTTCCGCGGAAAAGATGTGCGCAACGGCTTCATAAGCTTTCTTGAGCCTGCCATGAGGGAAGCGAGCATAAACGTCTTCATAGACAAGAGCGAAGTCGTGGGCACAAACCTGGCTAACCTTTTTGTGAGGATCCAAGAGTCAAGGGTCGCGGTGGTGATCTTCTCTAAGGATTACACTAGTTCGGAATGGTGCTTAGATGAGCTGGCCCAGATCAAGGACTGCAATGATCAAGGCGGTCTCAATGTGATTCCGATCTTCTACAAACTTTCAACTGACAACGTGAAAGAAATCAAAGGAGACTTTGGTGATACTTTCAGGACTCTGAAGCGCCGATATAAACACGAGCCAGAAAGAACTCAGAAATGGGAGGAAGCGCTAGAGTCTATTCCTCAAATAAAAGGCATGACCTTGTCAGAAAAAAG TGATAGGAACGAAAGGGAGTTCATGAATGAAATTGTTTTCGAGATTCAGAGATTGCTTTCGCAAATCGCCGTGAAGGGAAACCCAAAGTTAGAATCGAATTCAGAAGGAGGATTTATGGTCCCTGCTAGGAGACTTGACATTACTCACTCTGATAATATTGAAAAATGGACGTGGAGTTCCATCTATGACAGACCTCA cAAAGCGGATATTGAAATTGCGACGATGATTAACATTCACACCTTAATTAAAATAACCGGAGACTTTCACACGAGAAAACTGATACCGGGGAAAAAGTACGAGGTGGTTTTTCTTGTGAGCCTAGATGATACATCTTTGGGATGGAAGAAGGAGGTTAACCTGAACCTGAAGGTGACCATGCGCGATGGAAGCTATAGTGAGCAGGAGAAGGCATTGTACTTGGACGAATATATAGGAGAAAACTGGGTTGATATACATGTCGGAGAATTTGAGGCGCCGCCGAAGAAAGAGGACGCAAAGATCTTTTTCTCGATGCATCAGTATGTGGACACTGACCGGAAGAGTGGTCTCGTGGTCAAAGGTTTTGCAATCCGTCCCGCACAGTAA
- the LOC104724921 gene encoding uncharacterized protein PHLOEM PROTEIN 2-LIKE A4-like, whose amino-acid sequence MKKMLSVQMATTCLIIAVVIFDIMKRDSTVAVAAELFSLAVAMAFMIKFWVLKKQNDKVFMINARDLSITWSDNPEYWSWIPLRNEKPNEEVVEAALLDQVCWLDVSGKFDTKDLSLGITYEVIFVVKLEDEAYGWDWAPVKLKLVVPSGSEIPQEQSVSFVEHIGKQWLDISAGEFIMSKESVGEISFSLYEHEANMWRSGLMVKGVVIRFKHQL is encoded by the exons ATGAAGAAGATGCTTTCTGTTCAGATGGCCACGACATGTCTAATTATCGCTGTGGTCATCTTTGACATTATGAAACGCGATTCCACAGTTGCAGTGGCCGCCGAATTATTCTCACTTGCAGTGGCCATGGCTTTTATG ATAAAGTTTTGGGTTCTTAAGAAACAAAACGACAAGGTCTTCATGATCAATGCAAGGGATCTCTCTATCACATGGTCCGATAACCCTGAATATTGGTCTTGGATCCCTCTCCGAAACGAGAAACCCAA cGAGGAAGTCGTTGAAGCCGCGCTGTTGGATCAAGTTTGCTGGTTAGACGTGTCAGGAAAGTTCGACACAAAAGACCTGTCTCTAGGAATAACGTACGAGGTGATATTCGTGGTTAAGCTAGAAGATGAAGCTTATGGATGGGACTGGGCCCCGGTTAAGCTGAAGTTGGTCGTGCCTAGTGGTAGCGAGATACCTCAAGAGCAGAGTGTGAGCTTTGTGGAACACATTGGGAAGCAATGGTTAGATATTTCGGCCGGTGAGTTCATTATGTCTAAGGAGAGCGTAGGAGAGATCAGCTTCTCACTGTATGAACACGAAGCCAATATGTGGAGGTCAGGGCTTATGGTCAAAGGCGTTGTAATTCGTTTTAAACACCAACTTTAA
- the LOC104728564 gene encoding uncharacterized protein PHLOEM PROTEIN 2-LIKE A4-like encodes MAKLGALEEVVEAALLDQVCWLDVSGKFDTKDLSLGITYEVIFVVKLEDEAYGWDWAPVKLKLVVPSGSEIPQEQSVSFVEHIGKQWLDISAGEFIMSKESVGEISFSLYEHEANMWRSGLMVKGVVIRFKHQL; translated from the exons ATGGCTAAACTTGGAGCTCT cGAGGAAGTCGTTGAAGCCGCGCTGTTGGATCAAGTTTGCTGGTTAGACGTGTCAGGAAAGTTCGACACAAAAGACCTGTCTCTAGGAATAACGTACGAGGTGATATTCGTGGTTAAGCTAGAAGATGAAGCTTATGGATGGGACTGGGCCCCGGTTAAGCTGAAGTTGGTCGTGCCTAGTGGTAGCGAGATACCTCAAGAGCAGAGTGTGAGCTTTGTGGAACACATTGGGAAGCAATGGTTAGATATTTCGGCCGGTGAGTTCATTATGTCTAAGGAGAGCGTAGGAGAGATCAGCTTCTCACTGTATGAACACGAAGCCAATATGTGGAGGTCAGGGCTTATGGTCAAAGGCGTTGTAATTCGTTTTAAACACCAACTTTAA
- the LOC104724923 gene encoding putative receptor-like protein kinase At3g47110 codes for MGLSVHHPLCNFTRQSFLLYVLLISTFTVVASASLSLNTDKEALISFRSHISQNPQTLSFSWDQNTSPCNWTGVSCNTRNRRVASINLSSHGVTGSINPSIGNLSFLTSLQLQNNQLQGTIPKEITNLFRLKVLNLSSNSLEGSLPSNLSKLVNLRILDLTSNTITGLVPNQLGDLKNLNILNLGKNLFYGPIPPSLSNISSLTVLSLGTNSLSGPIPYELGRLQKLQVLDLTINNLTGTVPPSIYNITSLVSLVLAANNLYGQFPSNIGETLPNLLVFNICFNKFTGEIPDSLYNLTNIKVIRAAHNLLEGTVPSRLGKLPFLEMYNVGFNKLVWDKDQDLDHFIKSLSNSSKLNFLAFDGNLLEGVIPNSIGNLSKNLSKLFMGGNRFTGKIPESIGHLTGLTLLNMSDNSLTGEIPQEIGNLKRLQVLELARNQLGGRIPNSLGDLGALNEINLSHNRLESMIPPSFENFENVLSMDLSNNILNGSIPNGVLNLHSLSAILNLSNNLLSGPIPQDISRLENLVSLDLSDNQLSSNVPSSIKGCQSLEKLNMARNHLSGPIPETLAELKGLELLDLSSNQFSGFIPLKLQDLQALKSLNLSFNNLEGWIPSNGIFKYKSNVSLEGNLKLCTPTTCRKTRMRKKLLNVTIVICVVGLIAIGVVSFLLLRRKAKKSITSASSSTSLSKEPFMNVSYDELRRATDSFNSRNLLGVGSFGSVFKGLIRGVDVAVKVIDLKAHGYYKGFIAECETLRSVRHRNLVKLITSCSSIDFKNSEFLALVYEFLSNGSLEEWIKGRKVNSDGSVGLSLEERVNVAIDIASALDYLHNDCEVPVVHCDLKPSNILLNEEMVAKVGDFGLARVLFNASDDGRHASISSTHVLKGSIGYVPPEYGLGEKPSRAGDVYSFGVMLLELFSGKSPMDESFQGDQSLVKWISHGLQNNAIVEVIDPRLKGLMDDIYGAQLHTKIDCLNKIVEVGLACTAYAAGERMNMRDVLRILKAAKGTLAKEN; via the exons atggGGTTGAGTGTTCATCATCCTCTATGCAATTTCACTCGTCAGTCTTTTCTTCTATATGTGCTTTTAATTTCAACATTTACCGTTGTTGCTTcagcttctctttctctaaaTACGGACAAAGAAGCTTTGATCTCGTTTAGGTCTCACATAAGCCAAAACCCACAAACCCTTTCTTTCTCTTGGGACCAAAACACATCTCCTTGTAATTGGACTGGCGTGTCTTGCAACACACGAAACAGAAGAGTGGCTTCCATCAACCTCTCTAGTCACGGTGTCACCGGTTCCATAAACCCAAGTATTGgtaatctctcttttctcacatCTCTTCAACTTCAAAATAACCAACTTCAAGGTACAATTCCAAAAGAGATCACAAATCTTTTCCGTCTAAAGGTTCTTAATCTAAGCTCCAACAGCTTAGAAGGATCCTTACCTTCCAACTTAAGCAAGTTAGTCAATCTCCGCATCCTCGATCTAACCTCAAACACGATCACTGGTCTTGTTCCAAACCAACTTGGTGATCTCAAAAACCTCAATATCTTAAACTTGGGCAAAAATCTTTTCTACGGACCAATTCCTCCATCTCTTTCAAACATTTCATCACTCACTGTTTTAAGCCTGGGTACAAACTCTCTTAGTGGTCCAATACCTTACGAATTAGGTCGTCTTCAAAAGCTACAAGTCCTTGATCTCACCATAAACAACCTCACTGGAACAGTTCCTCCTTCTATTTACAACATAACTTCTCTTGTCTCTTTGGTTCTTGCTGCAAACAACTTATATGGTCAATTTCCAAGCAACATAGGAGAGACACTTCCTAATCTCTTGGTTTTCAACATATGTTTCAACAAGTTCACCGGCGAGATTCCAGATTCTCTATATAACCTCACAAACATTAAGGTAATCCGTGCTGCACATAACCTTCTAGAAGGGACCGTACCATCAAGACTAGGCAAACTCCCATTTCTAGAAATGTACAATGTTGGATTCAACAAGTTAGTTTGGGATAAAGACCAAGATCTCGATCATTTCATCAAATCTTTGAGTAATAGCTCGAAACTTAACTTCCTTGCATTTGATGGAAATCTCTTGGAAGGTGTTATTCCCAATTCTATCGGCAATCTTTCGAAGAATCTTTCGAAACTTTTCATGGGAGGAAACCGCTTCACTGGTAAAATTCCTGAATCTATTGGCCATCTCACAGGCTTGACACTCCTTAACATGAGTGACAATTCACTCACTGGTGAAATCCCTCAAGAGATTGGGAATTTGAAAAGGTTACAAGTGCTAGAACtcgcaagaaatcaacttggtGGAAGAATCCCAAATTCTTTGGGTGATCTTGGCGCCTTAAATGAGATTAATCTATCTCATAACAGGCTCGAAAGTATGATCCCGCCATCATTTGAAAACTTCGAGAATGTTCTATCCATGGACTTATCCAACAACATACTAAATGGAAGCATACCAAATGGAGTTCTCAACCTTCATAGCCTGAGTGCAATCTTGAATCTATCTAACAACCTATTATCTGGTCCTATTCCTCAAGATATAAGTCGCCTCGAAAACCTCGTAAGCCTAGATCTCTCTGATAACCAGTTATCAAGCAACGTTCCTTCTTCTATCAAAGGTTGTCAGAGCTTGGAGAAGCTAAACATGGCTAGGAATCATCTGTCTGGACCAATTCCGGAAACATTAGCAGAACTGAAAGGTTTAGAGCTTCTAGATCTATCTTCAAACCAGTTTTCTGGTTTTATTCCCCTGAAACTTCAAGATTTACAAGCTCTAAAGTCTTTGAATCTTTCATTCAACAATCTTGAAGGATGGATCCCAAGTAATGGGATTTTTAAGTATAAGAGTAACGTTTCTTTGGAGGGAAATCTGAAGCTATGCACTCCCACCACTTGTCGAAAAACTCGGATGCGCAAAAAGCTTTTGAATGTGACCATTGTTATATGTGTGGTAGGTTTAATTGCGATAGGCGTGGTatctttcttgcttttgagaagaaaagcaaaaaagtcTATCACATCTGCATCATCAAGTACTTCACTTTCGAAGGAACCATTTATGAATGTCTCATATGATGAGCTGAGGAGAGCTACTGATAGTTTCAATTCTAGAAATCTTCTTGGCGTTGGAAGCTTTGGATCGGTATTCAAAGGGTTGATACGTGGAGTTGATGTCGCGGTAAAAGTCATTGATCTCAAAGCCCACGGATACTATAAAGGGTTTATAGCAGAGTGTGAGACTTTGAGGAGCGTAAGGCACAGGAATCTTGTGAAACTAATAACTTCTTGCTCAAGCATAGACTTTAAAAACAGTGAGTTTCTAGCTTTGGTGTATGAGTTTTTGAGCAATGGGAGCTTAGAAGAATGGATTAAAGGCAGGAAGGTAAACTCTGATGGGAGTGTTGGTTTAAGTCTTGAAGAAAGAGTGAATGTAGCCATTGACATTGCATCTGCGTTGGATTATTTGCACAATGATTGTGAGGTTCCTGTTGTTCATTGTGATCTGAAACCAAGCAATATCCTTCTAAACGAAGAGATGGTTGCAAAGGTTGGAGACTTCGGACTGGCTCGTGTGTTATTCAATGCATCTGATGATGGTCGCCATGCTTCTATAAGTTCCACACACGTCTTGAAAGGCTCCATTGGTTACGTTCCTCCAG AGTATGGACTTGGAGAAAAGCCATCACGAGCAGGAGATGTGTATAGCTTTGGAGTGATGTTGTTAGAGCTTTTTAGTGGGAAAAGCCCAATGGACGAGAGCTTCCAAGGAGATCAAAGTTTGGTGAAATGGATAAGTCATGGGTTGCAAAATAATGCAATTGTGGAGGTGATTGACCCTAGACTTAAAGGACTCATGGACGATATTTATGGTGCACAACTTCATACAAAAATTGATTGCCTTAACAAAATTGTGGAAGTTGGTTTGGCTTGCACTGCGTATGCAGCTGGTGAACGGATGAACATGAGAGATGTGCTACGCATCTTGAAAGCGGCTAAGGGCACACTTGCCAAAGAAAACTAA